A region of Vanessa tameamea isolate UH-Manoa-2023 chromosome 21, ilVanTame1 primary haplotype, whole genome shotgun sequence DNA encodes the following proteins:
- the LOC113396907 gene encoding zinc finger HIT domain-containing protein 2, whose product MSKESSTSKQTRLCGLCDEKPSKYCCPRCEIFYCSLECYKSEKHEGCSESFYRECVNEELASHQVGDAAKAKMIDILKKMHENDDDDQIEEIENVEEIDSDDGSEIDLHTRIQDLNLDDPDALWNALTEDERNDFEAMLNQGDVGTIIPQWEPWWSFTKEKKLVEDVEESSKEMEALKKCPEIKSVPKFTSLTTVKPSPAIRFNMANVVASYAFIVRYFNGEIEPMETASYLLDICTNLNCNNNFEDPESAVESVAQRCLQSELIQTDEASLEVMRNDTLQILQGPSEENKLHYNKATFSHIIQIFADAKSLSKRNKTDLNDKSTNKGTFSRKFPEHNQNHFPNIDLSKVKKVIKKLEYYLSFLDSCDNQV is encoded by the exons ATGTCGAAGGAATCTTCTACATCAAAACAAACAAGGTTATGTGGATT aTGCGATGAAAAACCAAGTAAGTACTGCTGTCCACGATGCGAAATTTTCTACTGCTCACTCGAGTGCTACAAATCCGAAAAACACGAAGGATGCTCGGAAAGTTTTTACAGAGAATGCGTTAATGAGGAACTAGCATCACATCAAGTCGGTGACGCTGCTAAAGCCAAAATGAtagatatattgaaaaaaatgcaTGAGAATGACGATGATGATCAAATAGAAGAAATCGAAAATGTCGAAGAAATAGACTCTGACGACGGTTCTGAAATAGATTTACATACTAGAATACAAGACTTAAACTTAGACGACCCAGATGCTCTTTGGAATGCATTAACAGAAGATGAGAGGAATGATTTTGAGGCAATGCTTAATCAAGGTGATGTCGGCACTATAATACCTCAATGGGAGCCATGGTGGTCGtttactaaagaaaaaaaactagtaGAGGATGTAGAAGAATCAAGTAAAGAAATGgaagctttaaaaaaatgccCTGAAATAAAATCTGTACCAAAGTTCACTTCACTCact ACAGTGAAACCATCACCTGCTATAAGATTTAATATGGCAAATGTTGTAGCTTCTTATGCCTTCATCGTGAGATATTTTAATGGTGAAATAGAACCAATGGAAACTGCCTCTTATTTGCTAGACATATGTActaatttaaattgcaataataattttgagGATCCCGAATCTGCAGTAGAATCTGTTGCACAGAGGTGTCTACAA AGTGAACTAATACAAACAGATGAAGCAAGCTTAGAGGTGATGAGAAATGAcacattacaaatattacaagGGCCGagtgaagaaaataaattacattacaataaagcAACTTTTTCTCATATCATTCAAATATTTGCAGATGCAAAATCACTttctaaaagaaataaaaccgACTTAAATGACAAGAGTACGAATAAAGGCACATTTTCTAGAAAATTCCCCGAACATAACCAAAATCATTTTCCTAATATAGATTTAAGCAAAGTTAAGAAAGTTATCAAGAAGttggaatattatttatcatttttagacAGCTGTGATAATCAAGTataa
- the LOC113396908 gene encoding structure-specific endonuclease subunit SLX1 homolog, translating to MTEPETVDDFYGVYLLYNINPKFKGRTYIGYTRDPNRRIMQHNRGTWAGGAHRTNNRGPWKMVLIIHGFPNNISALRFEWAWQNPNKTTRLQHLDLKKIPRKETEFQFKLRVLSEMLRVGPWYRLPLVIRWLENDYFEEFPPERIPPDHMIICHGPIKSRNLKRSKPKNTIVPTIECLMCSESLKCTEKLTCTNPNCKLVAHICCLAEIFISSGEYIPIAGRCPFCNVKLKWGDLIRTMRGCNQLTTNDDGVEREVDDELDEDVICTQDKGFVDNPSWFLDCNEDL from the exons ATGACGGAGCCAGAAACTGTGGATGACTTTTATGGAGTCTATCTTCTATATAACATCAATCCGAAATTTAAAGGACGAACTTATATAGGGTACACGAGAGATCCAAATAGGAGAATTATGCAACATAATCGAGGCACTTGGGCCGGCGGAGCTCATCGAACAAATAACAGAGGTCCTTG gaAAATGGTTTTGATTATTCATGGTTTCCCAAACAACATCTCAGCATTAAGA tttGAATGGGCATGGCAAAACCCAAATAAGACAACAAGACTGCAGCATCTCGACTTGAAAAAAATACCTAGAAAAGAAACagagtttcaatttaaattaagagtTTTATCTGAAATGCTCAGAGTTGGTCCTTGGTATCGATTGCCTTTGGTGATAAGGTGGTTGGAAAATGACTACTTTGAAGAATTTCCA ccTGAAAGAATACCTCCAGATCATATGATAATCTGTCATGGTCCAATAAAAAGTAGGAACCTCAAGAGATCCAAACCAAAAAATACAATAGTACCTACTATAGAATGCTTAATGTGCTCTGAGTCTTTAAAATGTACTGAAAAATTGACCTGTACGAACCCCAATTGCAAATTAGTCGCTCATATATGTTGCTTGGCCGAAATATTTATCTCTTCCGGAGAGTATATACCTATAGCTGGCCGTTGTCCGTTTtgcaatgttaaattaaaatggggtGACTTGATACGGACAATGAGAGGATGTAATCAATTGACCACAAATGATGATGGGGTGGAAAGGGAAGTTGATGATGAATTGGATGAAGATGTAATATGTACTCAAGATAAGGGATTTGTTGATAATCCTTCTTGGTTCCTTGATTGTAATGaagatttatga